A region from the Lycium barbarum isolate Lr01 chromosome 8, ASM1917538v2, whole genome shotgun sequence genome encodes:
- the LOC132605786 gene encoding gamma-interferon-responsive lysosomal thiol protein-like — MEFSFQKSVSFFLVCFLCLTQFSPISCDKKVSLALYYESLCPYCSNFIVNYLPKIFKNGIIDIVDLKLVPWGNTKLKANNTFKCQHGPVECFLDTVEACAIDAWPDLNDHFPFIYCVENLVYHKNYTHWETCFEKLNLKAKVIKDCVVSGRGKELELCYAAETNALQPPHKYVPWVVVDGQPLYDNYTDFISFICKAYKGTAPVPGCNSSVNVIKIGRKFNPFCLKTTAISKLSTISSAITSWLNRFNLAAFA; from the exons atggaattttctTTCCAAAAAAGTGTATCATTTTTCCTAGTTTGCTTCTTATGCCTCACCCAATTTTCTCCTATTTCTTGTGATAAGAAAGTTTCTTTAGCTTTGTATTATGAAAGCCTATGTCCTTACTGTTCCAATTTTATTGTTAATTATTTACCTAAGATTTTCAAGAATGggattattgatattgttgatttAAAACTTGTTCCATGGGGTAATACTAAGCTTAAAGCCAACAACACCTTCAAATGCCAG CATGGTCCAGTTGAATGTTTTTTGGACACTGTAGAGGCTTGTGCAATCGATGCCTGGCCAGATTTG AATGATCACTTTCCTTTCATTTACTGTGTGGAAAATCTGGTGTACCATAAGAATTATACCCACTGGGAAACATGTTTTGAAAAACTGAATTTGAAGGCAAAGGTTATTAAGGATTGTGTTGTCAGTGGACGAGGGAAAGAG CTCGAACTATGTTATGCAGCTGAGACAAATGCCCTTCAGCCTCCACATAAATATGTACcatgggttgttgttgatggccAACCGCTTTACGAT AACTACACAGACTTCATAAGCTTCATCTGCAAAGCTTACAAAGGAACTGCTCCAGTCCCCGGTTGCAACTCATCCGTCAATGTCATTAAAATAGGAAGGAAATTTAATCCTTTCTGTTTAAAGACGACAGCTATTTCCAAATTATCAACTATAAGTTCAGCTATTACGTCGTGGTTGAACCGCTTTAACCTGGCTGCATTTGCATAA